A part of Chitinivorax tropicus genomic DNA contains:
- the maiA gene encoding maleylacetoacetate isomerase, translated as MELYTYFRSSAAFRVRIALNLKGLPYTPQFIHLLNHGGEQHSVAYKQLNPAELVPTLIDGNRILTQSLAICEYLEETHPEIPLLPSSPLDRAWVRAIALGIACDIHPINNLRVLQYLSNELAVTDDAKTGWAQHWIKLGFAALENQLAGDARTGLCCLGNTPTLADVCLIPQVFNAQRFQVDMDAYPTLQRIATHCQSLPAFSTAAPAQQPDAA; from the coding sequence ATGGAGCTCTACACCTACTTCCGATCATCCGCCGCCTTCCGAGTGCGTATCGCGCTCAATCTGAAGGGGCTACCCTACACCCCACAATTCATCCACCTACTCAATCACGGCGGCGAGCAGCACAGCGTGGCCTACAAACAGCTCAACCCGGCGGAGCTGGTGCCCACCTTGATCGACGGCAACCGAATCCTCACCCAGTCGCTGGCCATCTGCGAGTATCTGGAGGAAACCCACCCCGAGATCCCCCTGCTACCATCCTCACCCCTCGACCGGGCATGGGTGCGTGCCATTGCCCTTGGCATCGCGTGCGACATCCACCCCATCAACAATCTGCGCGTGCTGCAATACCTGAGCAATGAGCTGGCTGTAACCGATGACGCCAAGACAGGCTGGGCCCAGCATTGGATCAAACTGGGCTTCGCCGCGCTGGAGAACCAGCTGGCAGGCGATGCGCGCACAGGGCTGTGTTGCCTGGGCAACACACCGACACTGGCCGATGTATGCCTGATTCCCCAGGTATTCAATGCACAGCGTTTTCAGGTCGATATGGATGCCTACCCAACTTTGCAGCGTATCGCCACACATTGCCAGTCGCTGCCTGCCTTCAGCACAGCCGCCCCCGCCCAGCAACCTGACGCCGCCTGA
- a CDS encoding homogentisate 1,2-dioxygenase produces MKKWISFPKSAGEYSKQAHCDLPTGTYEREMGKEGFFGPACHFHHQHPPTAWISFDGPLQPHAFDLNELALAGPSPWDAHLLFSNHDTRIRYWQLKDAMTHLVRNADGDELLFIHEGAGDLYCDWGHLPYRDGDYIMLPRGSMWRLTPSSPTQLMLIEATQSSYQLPEKGMVGPHAIFDPAVLETPALNDAFRAQQGNQTWQVKVKRARQLSTLTYPFNPLDTTGWHGDLVACKVNWRDIRPLMSHRYHLPPSAHTTFVARNFVICTFAPRPIESDPGALKVPFYHNNDDYDELIFYHRGNFFSRDNIKPGMMTLHPNGFTHGPHPKAFEVGMKASRTETDEVAVMIDTRFPLDIHEPAQSVEWPGYVDSWKPKT; encoded by the coding sequence ATGAAAAAATGGATCAGTTTTCCGAAATCTGCTGGCGAATATTCCAAGCAAGCCCACTGCGACTTACCCACCGGCACTTATGAGCGCGAAATGGGCAAAGAAGGCTTTTTCGGCCCGGCCTGCCACTTCCACCATCAGCATCCACCCACAGCCTGGATCAGTTTCGACGGCCCACTACAGCCCCATGCCTTTGACCTGAATGAGCTGGCTCTCGCCGGCCCCAGCCCCTGGGATGCCCACCTGTTGTTCTCCAATCACGATACCCGCATCCGCTATTGGCAACTGAAAGACGCCATGACCCATCTGGTGCGCAATGCAGATGGCGACGAGCTGCTGTTCATCCATGAAGGCGCGGGCGATCTGTATTGTGACTGGGGGCATTTGCCCTATCGAGATGGCGACTACATCATGTTGCCTCGTGGCAGCATGTGGCGGCTGACACCTAGCTCACCCACACAGTTGATGCTGATCGAGGCCACGCAAAGTTCGTACCAGCTACCGGAAAAAGGCATGGTCGGCCCGCACGCGATCTTTGACCCCGCTGTGCTGGAAACCCCCGCGCTGAATGATGCATTCCGCGCCCAGCAAGGTAATCAGACCTGGCAGGTCAAGGTGAAACGGGCTAGGCAGCTGTCCACCCTCACCTACCCGTTCAACCCGTTGGATACCACTGGCTGGCATGGCGACCTGGTAGCCTGCAAGGTGAATTGGCGCGACATCCGCCCCCTGATGAGCCATCGCTACCACTTGCCTCCCTCGGCACACACAACCTTTGTCGCACGCAATTTCGTGATCTGCACCTTTGCGCCCCGCCCGATCGAATCCGACCCAGGCGCACTGAAAGTGCCGTTCTACCACAACAACGATGACTATGATGAGTTGATCTTCTACCATCGTGGCAATTTCTTCAGCCGCGACAATATCAAGCCCGGCATGATGACTTTGCATCCGAACGGTTTCACTCATGGGCCGCACCCCAAGGCGTTCGAGGTGGGCATGAAAGCAAGCCGGACAGAGACGGACGAGGTGGCAGTGATGATCGACACCCGCTTCCCGCTTGACATCCACGAGCCAGCCCAGTCAGTCGAATGGCCTGGGTATGTGGACTCGTGGAAACCCAAAACCTGA
- the hppD gene encoding 4-hydroxyphenylpyruvate dioxygenase, translating into MTTLQFARPRSAPTSLWDNPMGTDGFEFVEYTAPDPQTLDTLFTLLGFKAVAKHRSKNVTLYRQGDINFIVNAEKESFAQSFARVHGPSACAMAFRVADARAAFDRAVSLGAVPHDQNYGPMELNIPAIKGIGDCPIYLVDRYGSQSIYDVDFIPLDDSNGVNFGVGLTYIDHLTHNVHRGRMGVWSSFYEKLFNFKEIRYFDIEGKLTGLKSQAMTSPCGKIRIPINESSDDKSQIEEFLHAYNGEGIQHIALGTDDIIGTIEALKARGITFLDTPDTYYDMVNERVKGHGEDIARLKANRILIDGAPSEGQGYLLQIFTETVIGPIFFEIIQRKGNEGFGEGNFKALFDSIELDQIRRGVLQDPSTQAA; encoded by the coding sequence ATGACCACGTTGCAGTTTGCACGTCCTCGCTCCGCCCCCACCTCACTGTGGGACAACCCGATGGGCACCGACGGTTTTGAATTCGTCGAATACACCGCGCCCGACCCTCAAACGTTGGACACCCTGTTTACCCTGTTGGGCTTCAAGGCCGTCGCAAAGCACCGCTCCAAAAATGTGACATTGTATCGTCAAGGCGACATCAATTTCATCGTCAATGCTGAAAAAGAAAGTTTTGCGCAATCTTTTGCCCGAGTGCATGGGCCCTCTGCCTGCGCGATGGCTTTCCGGGTAGCTGATGCACGCGCCGCTTTTGACCGCGCAGTGAGCCTGGGTGCTGTTCCGCATGATCAGAACTACGGCCCGATGGAGCTGAACATCCCCGCCATCAAGGGCATCGGTGATTGCCCCATCTATCTGGTGGATCGCTATGGCAGCCAGTCCATCTATGACGTGGATTTCATTCCGCTGGACGATTCCAACGGGGTCAATTTCGGGGTCGGCCTGACCTATATCGACCACCTGACCCATAATGTCCATCGCGGACGGATGGGCGTCTGGTCGTCATTTTATGAAAAGCTGTTCAATTTCAAGGAAATCCGCTATTTCGACATCGAGGGCAAGCTGACCGGGCTGAAAAGCCAGGCCATGACCAGCCCATGCGGCAAGATCCGCATCCCGATCAACGAGTCTTCTGACGATAAAAGCCAGATTGAAGAATTCCTGCATGCATATAATGGAGAAGGCATACAGCACATTGCTCTGGGTACCGACGATATCATCGGCACGATCGAGGCCCTTAAAGCACGCGGCATCACCTTCCTTGACACCCCTGACACTTACTATGACATGGTGAATGAGCGGGTCAAAGGGCATGGCGAGGACATCGCGCGGCTCAAGGCCAACCGCATCCTGATCGATGGCGCCCCCAGCGAAGGGCAAGGCTATCTGCTGCAGATCTTCACCGAAACCGTCATCGGCCCGATCTTCTTCGAGATCATCCAGCGCAAGGGCAATGAAGGGTTTGGCGAGGGTAATTTCAAAGCCCTGTTCGATTCGATCGAACTCGACCAGATCCGTCGCGGCGTGCTGCAAGACCCAAGCACCCAGGCCGCGTGA
- the phhA gene encoding phenylalanine 4-monooxygenase has translation MLKPDNPLRGNYSHIRADYTVEQDWQVYTAEEHDLYRRLFERQSSKLKGYAAEEFIENVHRLASDGLPCFDDANQILAETGWKIVAVPGLIPDDTFFTHLAHRQFPVTVWLRKPEEFDYIVEPDIFHDFFGHVPLLLNPVFADHLQAYGKGGLRAMKLDAVPYLARLYWYMVEFGLILTPEGLRTYGAGILSSGGEIIHCIDSPAPNRIKFDLRRVMQSEYRIDRYQDTYFVIDSFQQLFDETAVDFGPIYEDLKKLEPIDPSVVLPSDTLVSHTNPVDQKAA, from the coding sequence ATGCTCAAACCGGACAACCCATTGCGTGGCAATTACAGCCACATCCGTGCGGATTACACCGTCGAGCAGGACTGGCAGGTCTACACCGCCGAGGAGCATGATCTCTATCGGCGGTTGTTCGAGCGCCAGAGCAGCAAACTGAAAGGCTACGCCGCCGAGGAATTCATAGAGAATGTGCATCGCCTGGCATCCGATGGGCTGCCCTGTTTCGATGATGCCAATCAGATCCTGGCGGAGACTGGCTGGAAGATCGTGGCTGTTCCTGGCCTGATTCCGGACGACACCTTTTTCACCCACTTGGCACATCGCCAATTCCCGGTCACGGTGTGGCTGCGCAAGCCCGAGGAATTCGACTACATCGTCGAGCCCGATATCTTTCATGATTTCTTCGGCCATGTGCCGCTGTTGCTGAACCCGGTATTCGCAGATCATCTGCAAGCGTATGGCAAAGGCGGATTGCGCGCCATGAAGCTGGACGCCGTGCCTTATTTGGCGCGGCTTTATTGGTATATGGTCGAGTTCGGGCTGATCCTGACGCCAGAGGGGTTGCGCACCTATGGGGCCGGCATCTTGTCCTCGGGCGGTGAGATCATCCATTGCATCGACAGCCCAGCGCCCAATCGCATCAAATTCGATCTGCGGCGCGTGATGCAAAGTGAATATCGGATCGACCGTTATCAGGACACCTACTTCGTCATCGACAGTTTCCAGCAATTGTTCGATGAAACGGCGGTGGATTTCGGCCCAATCTACGAAGACTTGAAGAAACTGGAGCCGATCGACCCCAGCGTGGTCCTCCCCAGCGATACCCTGGTCAGCCATACCAACCCTGTCGATCAAAAGGCCGCCTGA
- a CDS encoding Lrp/AsnC family transcriptional regulator: MSKRIRLDKIDRRILEVLQQHGRISNVELAKRVALSPSPCLRRLQRLEETGVIDHYTAILSPEKLGFGLLAFVNVSLDKRAESSTDSFKQAVREWPEVTECHSMTGEMDYLLRVMVTDLQHFSRFVMDKVLKQPGVLDVKSSFALEGVKRTTILPVDEALD, translated from the coding sequence ATGTCAAAGCGAATCAGGCTCGACAAAATCGATCGCCGTATTCTTGAAGTCCTGCAGCAGCATGGCCGCATCTCCAATGTAGAGCTGGCCAAGCGCGTGGCCTTGTCTCCCTCGCCTTGCCTGCGGCGTCTGCAAAGGCTGGAGGAAACAGGCGTCATCGATCATTACACCGCCATTCTCAGCCCGGAAAAATTGGGGTTTGGCTTGCTGGCTTTCGTCAATGTGTCGTTGGACAAGCGAGCCGAAAGCTCGACTGACAGCTTCAAGCAGGCGGTCAGGGAGTGGCCGGAGGTGACGGAATGTCACTCTATGACTGGAGAGATGGATTATCTGCTGCGGGTCATGGTGACGGATCTGCAGCACTTTTCACGATTTGTGATGGATAAGGTGCTGAAGCAGCCCGGGGTGCTGGATGTCAAATCCAGCTTTGCATTGGAAGGGGTGAAGCGCACCACCATCCTGCCAGTCGATGAGGCGCTCGACTGA
- a CDS encoding fumarylacetoacetate hydrolase family protein: MKLATLKAGGRDGTLAVVSRDLTQAVKVPHIAMTLQAALDDWAKVEPLLQAAYEVLNSGDMQDAFQFDPQQCHSPLPRAYQWADGSAYVNHVELVRKARGADMPPEFWTDPLMYQGGSDSFLPPTAPIAVRDTAWGVDLEGEVAVITGDVPMGATPEQAASQIKLLMLVNDVTLRNLIPAELAKGFGFFQSKPATAFSPVAVTPDELGHDWDGRKVTRPLTVHVRGELFGAPDCGTDMVFDFAQLIAHVAKTRELCAGSIVGSGTISNVDRSRGSACIVERRMLEILAEGQPRTPFLQYGEQVRIEMFDRDGQSIFGAIDQVVRPNPTN, encoded by the coding sequence TTGAAACTCGCCACACTGAAAGCCGGAGGCCGCGATGGTACCCTGGCGGTTGTCAGCCGTGATCTGACGCAAGCGGTCAAGGTGCCCCATATCGCCATGACACTGCAAGCCGCCCTGGACGACTGGGCCAAGGTCGAGCCCCTGCTGCAAGCCGCTTATGAAGTGCTCAACAGCGGTGACATGCAAGATGCGTTCCAGTTCGACCCGCAGCAATGCCACTCACCCCTACCCCGCGCATACCAATGGGCTGATGGCTCAGCCTACGTCAACCATGTCGAGCTGGTGCGTAAAGCGCGCGGCGCCGACATGCCGCCAGAATTCTGGACTGACCCATTGATGTATCAAGGTGGGTCAGACAGTTTTCTGCCCCCCACCGCACCGATTGCGGTACGCGATACCGCTTGGGGAGTGGACCTGGAAGGAGAAGTCGCCGTCATCACTGGCGACGTGCCCATGGGCGCCACACCCGAGCAGGCTGCCAGCCAGATCAAACTATTGATGCTGGTGAACGACGTCACCCTGCGCAACCTGATCCCCGCCGAGCTGGCCAAGGGCTTCGGCTTTTTCCAGAGCAAACCCGCCACTGCATTTTCGCCCGTTGCCGTCACGCCTGATGAACTGGGCCACGATTGGGATGGCCGCAAGGTCACGCGCCCATTGACTGTCCATGTTCGTGGCGAGCTGTTCGGCGCTCCGGATTGCGGCACCGACATGGTGTTCGATTTCGCACAGTTGATCGCCCATGTCGCCAAGACCCGCGAGCTGTGCGCTGGCTCCATTGTCGGCTCTGGCACCATCTCGAACGTGGATCGCAGCCGTGGCAGCGCCTGCATCGTTGAGCGCCGCATGCTGGAGATCCTGGCGGAAGGACAACCCAGAACCCCCTTCCTGCAATATGGTGAACAGGTTCGCATCGAGATGTTCGACCGTGACGGCCAGTCGATCTTCGGCGCGATCGATCAGGTGGTCAGGCCCAACCCCACCAACTGA
- a CDS encoding TIGR00266 family protein, with translation MAMDVIDYQIFGDDMQYVEVELDPGEAAIGEPGVMMYMEDGVEMDTIFGDGSQQQSGFMGKLLGAGKRLLTGESLFTTVFHNEGHGKRRVAFAAPYPGKIIPVHLPDVGGTLICQKDSFLCAAKGVSMGIAFQRKLGAGLFGGEGFIMQKLEGDGLAFVHAGGTICERQLAPGERLRIDTGCVVAFQPTVDFDIQFVGKVKSALFGGEGLFFATLTGPGKVWLQSLPLSKLANRIVMAAPAAGGTSQDQGSVLGSGALSGIFGGDD, from the coding sequence ATGGCTATGGATGTGATCGACTACCAAATATTCGGCGACGACATGCAGTATGTCGAGGTGGAGCTGGACCCCGGCGAGGCGGCGATTGGCGAGCCTGGCGTAATGATGTACATGGAAGATGGCGTCGAGATGGACACCATTTTCGGTGATGGCTCGCAACAACAGAGCGGCTTCATGGGGAAATTGCTGGGTGCGGGCAAGCGTTTGTTGACGGGTGAATCGTTGTTCACCACGGTCTTTCACAATGAAGGGCATGGCAAGCGTCGCGTGGCGTTCGCTGCGCCTTACCCTGGCAAGATCATTCCAGTGCATCTGCCGGATGTGGGTGGCACGCTGATCTGCCAGAAGGATTCATTCCTGTGTGCGGCCAAGGGCGTGTCGATGGGCATCGCCTTTCAGCGCAAGCTGGGCGCGGGGCTGTTCGGCGGCGAGGGGTTCATCATGCAGAAGCTGGAAGGCGATGGCTTGGCTTTTGTGCATGCGGGCGGCACCATCTGCGAGCGTCAGCTGGCGCCGGGTGAGCGGTTGCGGATCGATACCGGTTGCGTAGTGGCTTTCCAGCCGACCGTCGATTTCGATATCCAGTTCGTTGGCAAGGTCAAGAGTGCGCTGTTTGGCGGAGAAGGACTGTTCTTTGCCACATTGACTGGCCCTGGCAAAGTCTGGTTGCAATCGTTGCCGTTGTCCAAGCTGGCAAACCGCATTGTCATGGCGGCACCGGCGGCAGGTGGTACCAGTCAGGACCAGGGCTCGGTGTTGGGGAGTGGTGCTTTGAGTGGGATCTTTGGCGGAGATGATTGA
- a CDS encoding AMP nucleosidase, whose amino-acid sequence MPYLPAFIAAQAFTDAEAALQHARHIYDHSLAHLRDAMQRFVKGEDLPGHVRACYPYVRVQTDTVARFSPADAARLSYGFVAGPGRFETTLTRPDLFADYYLEQFSLLLQNHRCELEVGVSNQPIPVHFSFAEHDHIEGSLSPARRMLMRDVFDLPDLTAMDDGIANGTYEPGPGEAQPLSLFTAPRVDYSLHRLRHYTGTAPEHFQSFVLFTNYQFYIDEFIRMGHAAMQDPASDYIAFIEPGNVVTRRVGQPAGAVDHLGAALPRLPQMPAYHLIRADRRGISMVNIGVGPANAKTITDHIAVLRPQAWVMLGHCAGLRNSQQLGDYVLAHGYVREDHVLDEDLPLWVPIPALAEIQLALEAAVSEITQVKGSELKRIMRTGTVASTDNRNWELLPDNRPQRRFSQSRAIALDMESATIAANGFRFRVPYGTLLCVSDKPLHGEIKLPGMANQFYRDRVDQHLRIGIKAMELLREQGINQLHSRKLRSFAEVAFQ is encoded by the coding sequence ATGCCCTATCTGCCCGCTTTCATTGCCGCTCAAGCCTTCACCGATGCCGAAGCCGCCTTGCAGCACGCCCGTCACATCTACGATCACAGCCTGGCGCATCTGCGCGATGCTATGCAGCGCTTTGTCAAAGGGGAGGATCTGCCAGGGCATGTCCGGGCGTGTTATCCCTACGTCAGGGTGCAGACCGACACCGTCGCACGGTTTTCACCTGCAGATGCCGCACGGTTGAGCTATGGGTTCGTGGCCGGGCCAGGCCGGTTTGAAACCACGCTCACTCGTCCTGACCTGTTTGCCGACTATTATCTGGAACAGTTTTCGCTGCTGTTGCAAAACCACCGATGCGAGCTGGAGGTCGGTGTCAGCAATCAGCCCATTCCTGTGCATTTTTCGTTTGCCGAGCATGACCATATTGAGGGCAGCCTGAGCCCGGCCCGCCGGATGTTGATGCGCGATGTGTTCGATCTGCCGGACTTGACTGCCATGGACGATGGCATCGCCAATGGCACCTACGAGCCCGGCCCTGGCGAAGCCCAGCCCTTGTCCTTGTTCACTGCGCCGCGCGTGGATTACTCGCTGCATCGGCTGCGCCATTACACCGGTACGGCGCCGGAGCACTTCCAGAGTTTCGTGCTGTTCACCAACTATCAGTTCTACATCGACGAATTCATCCGCATGGGCCATGCCGCCATGCAAGACCCGGCAAGTGATTACATCGCCTTTATCGAGCCAGGGAATGTGGTGACCCGCCGGGTGGGCCAACCTGCCGGGGCTGTTGACCATTTGGGTGCTGCCTTGCCGCGCCTGCCGCAGATGCCCGCCTATCACTTGATCCGGGCTGACCGCAGGGGGATCAGCATGGTCAATATCGGCGTGGGCCCAGCCAATGCCAAGACCATCACTGATCACATCGCGGTATTGCGCCCGCAGGCTTGGGTCATGCTTGGGCACTGCGCCGGGCTGCGAAACAGCCAGCAGCTGGGTGACTATGTGCTGGCGCATGGCTATGTGCGTGAAGACCATGTGCTGGATGAAGACCTGCCGCTGTGGGTGCCGATTCCGGCGCTGGCCGAGATCCAGCTTGCGCTGGAGGCAGCCGTGTCCGAGATCACCCAGGTCAAGGGCAGCGAATTGAAGCGGATCATGCGCACCGGCACGGTGGCGAGCACCGACAACCGCAACTGGGAGCTGCTGCCGGACAATCGGCCCCAGCGGCGTTTCAGCCAAAGCCGCGCCATTGCGCTGGACATGGAAAGCGCCACCATTGCTGCCAATGGCTTCCGGTTCCGCGTCCCCTACGGCACCTTGCTTTGTGTCAGCGACAAGCCCTTGCATGGTGAGATCAAGCTGCCCGGCATGGCAAACCAGTTCTATCGTGATCGTGTCGATCAGCATCTGCGTATTGGGATCAAGGCGATGGAGCTGCTGCGCGAGCAGGGCATCAACCAACTGCACAGCCGGAAACTGCGTAGCTTTGCCGAGGTGGCGTTCCAGTAG
- a CDS encoding bifunctional diguanylate cyclase/phosphodiesterase produces MKKWFRYSVTESLQILAFATLYATVVVLTWHFLANQNRATSLWLPGGLALAGLMVAGLRFWPAIALGDLCGHFLLGFPTQAMSASMFDTTVEAVTAAWLIQLHQPGVPPFSRLRQYVWFCASIAIANLLGDTLGMVLSWINSDIPDTLPLQQMILHWQGDVLGMLILTPLAVLWLNPPRHWLQQERLIEAVICFGLTILAGQIIFLGWLHQQVGQYAEDFMAFVFVAWAGVRLGRHGVSLALAILSIQALVGGMGDHSYFSQSAPVGSQANYWFFTVIITLIGMSLALALQERMQAEADLREREQRLSAMFELSPLGMARNTLDGRYVEANPALLNMVGYPLAELNRLSYWDLTPPRYASLDQHQAKLLIQQGRYGPYEKEYIHHNGQLIPVRLNGMLITGGEGERYVWSIIENITDQRHAEEEMQLASLVYTNSNEAMSVSDAKNAILAINPAFTRLTGYQRDEIVGGNTRLLRSDRHDERFYQEMSDAIRLNGQWQGEIWVKRKSGEDFVAWLGVNTILNEDGTVHRRVAQFQDISEKKKSEELIWQQANFDPLTGLPNRHMFHDRLQQEIKKSHRTGLSLALIFLDLDHFKAVNDTLGHAMGDQLLKDVASRLTATVRESDTVVRLGGDEFTLILSELEDTHIAERVARDLLARLVEPFQLGDDLTYISASIGITFYPDDATDVDSLIKHADQAMYAAKQRGRNRYNFFTPSMQESVEKRMRLANELRIAISGEQFTLYYQPIVELSSGRIQKAEALIRWVHPKHGRISPADFIPIAEETGLINEIGNWVFLEAARQVKIWRERYQPDMQISVNKSPIQFRSEAHHESVWIDHLKSLNLPGHCMVVEITEGLLMDAGEAVSRRLLAFRDAGIQVALDDFGTGYSSLSYLKKFDIDYLKIDQSFVRNLTPDSPDLALCEAIIVMAHKLGIKVVAEGVETEQQRNLLIGAQCDYAQGYWYSRPVPATEFDLLLQQNPLSVARPAA; encoded by the coding sequence TTGAAGAAATGGTTTCGTTACAGCGTGACAGAAAGCTTACAGATATTGGCCTTTGCCACACTTTACGCAACCGTTGTCGTGCTGACTTGGCATTTTCTGGCCAACCAGAACCGCGCCACGTCGCTATGGCTGCCTGGCGGGCTGGCTTTGGCAGGGCTGATGGTGGCGGGGCTGCGATTTTGGCCAGCCATTGCCCTGGGCGATCTGTGCGGCCATTTCTTACTTGGGTTTCCCACCCAGGCCATGTCAGCCAGTATGTTTGACACCACAGTGGAGGCCGTGACTGCCGCCTGGTTGATCCAGCTGCACCAGCCTGGTGTGCCACCATTTTCCCGCCTTCGGCAATATGTCTGGTTCTGCGCGTCCATCGCCATTGCCAATCTGCTGGGTGATACCCTGGGCATGGTGCTCTCCTGGATCAATAGCGACATCCCCGACACACTCCCCTTGCAACAGATGATCCTGCACTGGCAAGGCGACGTGCTTGGCATGTTGATCCTGACGCCACTGGCTGTCCTGTGGCTGAATCCACCCCGTCATTGGCTGCAGCAGGAAAGGCTGATCGAAGCCGTGATCTGTTTTGGACTGACGATCCTGGCAGGCCAGATCATCTTCCTCGGCTGGCTTCACCAGCAGGTCGGTCAATATGCGGAAGATTTCATGGCCTTTGTATTCGTAGCCTGGGCCGGGGTGCGGCTGGGGCGACACGGTGTATCGCTGGCGCTGGCCATCCTTTCCATCCAGGCACTGGTTGGGGGCATGGGCGATCACAGCTATTTCAGCCAATCTGCACCGGTAGGCAGCCAAGCCAACTACTGGTTCTTCACCGTCATCATCACCTTGATCGGTATGTCGCTCGCCCTGGCTTTGCAAGAGCGCATGCAGGCCGAAGCAGATCTACGGGAGCGCGAACAGCGCTTGAGCGCCATGTTCGAGCTGTCACCGCTGGGCATGGCCCGCAATACCCTCGATGGACGCTATGTGGAAGCAAACCCGGCGCTGTTGAATATGGTGGGGTACCCACTGGCTGAGCTGAATCGACTCAGCTATTGGGACCTCACCCCGCCCCGCTATGCATCGCTCGACCAGCACCAGGCCAAGCTGTTGATCCAGCAAGGGCGATATGGCCCGTATGAGAAGGAATACATCCACCACAACGGCCAGCTGATCCCCGTGCGGCTCAACGGCATGCTGATTACCGGTGGTGAGGGCGAACGCTATGTCTGGTCGATCATCGAAAACATCACCGACCAGCGGCATGCCGAAGAGGAGATGCAATTGGCCTCACTGGTCTACACCAACAGCAATGAGGCCATGTCGGTGTCAGATGCCAAGAACGCCATTCTGGCGATCAACCCGGCGTTCACCCGCCTCACCGGCTACCAGCGTGATGAGATCGTCGGCGGCAATACCCGCTTGTTGCGCTCCGACAGACATGATGAGCGTTTCTACCAGGAAATGAGCGATGCGATCCGCCTGAATGGCCAATGGCAAGGCGAGATCTGGGTGAAGCGCAAGAGCGGCGAAGATTTCGTCGCGTGGCTGGGGGTCAATACCATTTTGAATGAAGATGGCACTGTCCATCGTCGGGTTGCACAGTTTCAGGATATCAGTGAAAAAAAGAAATCCGAGGAATTGATCTGGCAACAAGCCAATTTTGACCCGCTGACCGGACTGCCCAACCGGCACATGTTCCACGATCGGCTCCAGCAGGAGATCAAGAAATCACACCGCACGGGGCTCTCACTGGCGTTGATCTTCCTCGATCTCGATCACTTCAAGGCGGTCAACGACACCCTCGGACATGCGATGGGCGACCAATTGCTGAAAGATGTCGCCAGCCGCCTGACCGCCACCGTAAGGGAGAGCGATACAGTTGTCAGGCTGGGGGGGGATGAATTCACCCTGATCCTGAGCGAGCTGGAGGACACCCACATCGCAGAGCGGGTGGCGCGTGATCTGCTGGCCCGCCTGGTCGAGCCTTTCCAGCTGGGCGACGATCTGACTTACATTTCCGCCAGTATCGGCATCACCTTCTACCCAGACGATGCCACGGATGTCGATAGCCTGATCAAACACGCCGACCAGGCCATGTATGCCGCCAAACAGCGAGGGCGGAATCGCTACAATTTCTTCACCCCATCGATGCAGGAATCCGTCGAAAAACGCATGCGATTGGCCAATGAATTGCGTATCGCCATCAGTGGCGAGCAATTCACCCTGTACTACCAACCCATCGTCGAGCTGAGCAGTGGCCGCATCCAGAAAGCAGAAGCATTGATCCGGTGGGTACACCCCAAGCATGGCCGGATCAGTCCGGCTGATTTCATCCCGATTGCAGAGGAAACCGGTCTGATCAATGAGATCGGGAATTGGGTGTTCCTCGAAGCCGCACGCCAGGTCAAGATCTGGCGCGAGCGCTATCAACCCGACATGCAGATCAGCGTCAACAAATCACCGATCCAGTTCCGCAGCGAGGCCCACCATGAGAGCGTCTGGATCGATCACCTGAAATCACTCAACCTGCCCGGCCACTGCATGGTGGTTGAAATCACCGAAGGTCTGCTGATGGATGCCGGTGAAGCCGTCAGCCGTCGGCTGCTGGCGTTCCGGGATGCGGGAATCCAGGTGGCGCTGGACGACTTCGGCACCGGCTATTCGTCCCTGTCCTATTTAAAGAAATTCGATATTGATTATTTGAAGATCGACCAGTCGTTCGTGCGCAATCTGACACCGGACTCGCCCGATCTGGCGTTATGCGAGGCCATCATCGTGATGGCCCACAAACTTGGCATTAAAGTGGTAGCCGAAGGCGTGGAGACAGAGCAGCAACGCAATCTGCTGATCGGGGCGCAGTGTGATTATGCGCAAGGCTATTGGTACAGCCGCCCCGTGCCCGCCACCGAATTCGACCTGCTGTTGCAGCAAAACCCACTATCGGTGGCTCGGCCTGCGGCGTGA